From Variimorphobacter saccharofermentans, one genomic window encodes:
- a CDS encoding LicD family protein, whose product MCQYKICQYDIKEVQDKLFTILIEVDRICRKHHIRYSLEGGTLLGAIKYKGFVPWDDDIDIVMERKEYEKFLKICRSELKEDFFLQNNRTVRDFPLSYSKIHRKGTLYVQDNTEHLKIHHGLFIDIFPVDHIFLPVLRLQIALIGSLTGARGMKLNRLYKKKEEITKNRLKLWIYQILALLPLRWINVSIDLICNILNPFPCKYYYELCNPNRKFRPLNRKVYQELIEMEFMGLRFLVSKHYRAFLKSRFGDIRKLPPEEERRPSHNIIRCKL is encoded by the coding sequence ATGTGTCAATATAAGATATGCCAATATGATATCAAAGAGGTACAGGATAAGTTATTCACGATATTAATTGAGGTGGATCGAATCTGTAGAAAGCATCATATTAGGTATTCCTTAGAAGGGGGTACTTTACTTGGAGCCATTAAGTATAAGGGCTTTGTTCCATGGGATGATGATATTGATATTGTAATGGAGCGAAAGGAATATGAAAAGTTTTTAAAAATATGCAGATCGGAGTTAAAGGAAGATTTTTTCCTTCAAAATAACCGGACGGTAAGAGATTTCCCGCTTAGTTACTCCAAGATACATAGGAAGGGTACCTTATATGTTCAGGATAATACAGAGCATTTAAAGATACATCATGGCTTGTTTATCGATATTTTTCCTGTTGATCATATTTTTCTGCCGGTATTAAGGCTGCAGATTGCTCTTATCGGATCGCTCACCGGTGCCAGAGGTATGAAATTAAATCGTTTATATAAGAAAAAAGAAGAGATCACTAAAAATCGATTGAAGTTATGGATCTATCAGATATTAGCGCTTCTTCCGTTGAGGTGGATTAACGTCTCTATCGATTTGATATGCAATATATTAAACCCCTTCCCTTGTAAGTACTACTATGAGTTATGCAATCCAAATCGTAAATTCAGACCGCTGAATCGAAAGGTTTATCAGGAATTAATTGAGATGGAATTCATGGGCTTACGTTTTCTCGTCTCAAAGCACTATAGAGCATTTCTTAAGTCCAGGTTTGGTGATATCCGCAAGCTTCCGCCGGAAGAAGAGAGGCGGCCAAGCCATAATATTATCAGGTGTAAGTTATAG
- a CDS encoding tyrosine-protein phosphatase: MIDIHTHILPYIDDGAKNIEEALIMTECLESQQIHAAVCTPHFDSAKISLEDFTAKREKAILTMNSSRITLISGSETLYRDMLYQYSDLDQLCIHNTRYLLLELPYKDHWGDLDVESIEKLMNLFQVIPVLAHIERYHFLWKSKQHIKQLINMGCVMQINANTIIDKKQRKTALHYIKKGYIDVVGSDCHNMFQRPPNLRDAFVIIEKEIGRDYCDRLQQNAKLIIKGKMIRNDTGQFMLREVN; encoded by the coding sequence ATGATTGATATTCATACTCATATCTTACCTTATATTGATGATGGTGCAAAGAATATAGAGGAAGCCCTAATAATGACGGAGTGCTTAGAATCACAACAGATACACGCAGCGGTATGTACTCCTCATTTTGATTCTGCAAAGATTTCTTTAGAGGATTTTACTGCAAAAAGAGAAAAAGCAATTCTGACAATGAATTCATCCAGAATTACCCTGATTTCTGGAAGTGAGACACTATATCGTGATATGCTGTATCAATATTCTGATCTTGATCAGCTATGTATTCATAATACGAGGTATCTTTTACTGGAACTGCCTTATAAAGATCATTGGGGTGATTTGGATGTCGAAAGTATCGAAAAGCTGATGAATTTATTTCAGGTGATACCGGTTCTTGCTCATATTGAAAGGTACCATTTCCTTTGGAAAAGTAAACAGCATATAAAGCAATTAATAAATATGGGGTGTGTTATGCAAATAAATGCAAACACCATTATTGATAAAAAGCAGAGAAAAACAGCACTTCATTATATCAAAAAGGGATATATCGATGTAGTTGGAAGTGACTGTCACAACATGTTCCAAAGGCCTCCAAATCTAAGGGATGCCTTTGTTATTATTGAGAAGGAGATTGGAAGAGATTATTGTGACCGATTACAGCAAAATGCAAAATTAATAATAAAGGGGAAAATGATTAGAAATGATACCGGTCAATTCATGTTAAGGGAAGTGAACTAA
- a CDS encoding EpsG family protein, with protein sequence MIIYLINIVLLILYKVIFLHESSQRNNKIFCILASINWILLSGLRHLTIGADTIKYGYIFEQAQNISWSTLWNERVNIFIHGSMGKDPGYIVFQKLFQLLSTDYRIYLILIAVIFTVPLGIWIYRYSHDPFMSFLIYSSLFYSFFSITGIRQTIATAIVVFVGYEFIKERNIWKFILLVLIASTIHLSAMCFLPFYFITNKKLTNKYLVLYGCTFAGTLVLKDSLFRLGSRIIGYDQYQPYEGAATWTFSIFLIALAIVTLMKRKEILTNNTQAIQYMNALLIAVLLVPFTFINPSAMRIIQYFSLFIILLVPELINSFPKKERFFVFFVASATLIFLLIRNNPAYMFFWQ encoded by the coding sequence TTGATAATTTATTTAATCAATATCGTGCTATTGATTTTATATAAAGTGATTTTTTTACATGAATCATCGCAGAGAAATAACAAGATATTCTGCATACTGGCATCAATAAACTGGATTTTACTATCCGGTCTTCGTCACTTAACGATTGGTGCAGATACGATAAAATACGGTTATATATTTGAGCAGGCCCAAAATATATCGTGGAGTACCCTATGGAATGAGCGAGTAAATATTTTTATTCACGGATCCATGGGTAAGGATCCGGGATATATCGTGTTTCAGAAGCTCTTTCAATTATTATCCACGGATTATCGCATTTATTTAATACTTATCGCAGTTATATTTACAGTGCCGCTTGGAATATGGATATATAGATACTCGCATGACCCATTTATGAGCTTTCTGATATATTCATCGTTGTTTTATTCCTTTTTCTCGATAACAGGGATCAGACAGACCATAGCAACTGCCATAGTGGTATTCGTGGGGTATGAGTTTATTAAAGAACGAAATATATGGAAATTCATATTACTGGTTCTGATAGCTAGTACGATTCATTTATCAGCAATGTGTTTTTTACCCTTTTATTTTATTACGAATAAGAAGCTTACTAATAAGTATCTGGTCCTTTATGGATGTACCTTTGCTGGAACTTTAGTATTGAAAGATAGTTTGTTTCGATTGGGTAGCAGAATAATCGGATATGATCAGTATCAACCATATGAAGGGGCAGCTACCTGGACATTTTCGATTTTCCTAATCGCATTAGCCATTGTTACTTTAATGAAACGAAAAGAGATTTTGACCAATAATACGCAGGCGATACAGTATATGAATGCACTGTTAATAGCAGTATTGCTTGTACCTTTTACGTTTATTAATCCTTCCGCAATGCGAATTATTCAATATTTTTCACTATTCATTATCCTGTTAGTTCCGGAGCTTATCAATTCCTTTCCGAAAAAAGAAAGATTCTTTGTTTTTTTCGTTGCTAGTGCTACATTAATTTTTTTGCTGATTAGGAACAACCCTGCGTATATGTTTTTTTGGCAATAA
- a CDS encoding glycosyltransferase family 4 protein codes for MNSKYSYAINMYENNQQRRLVYRIIMTFDVVIFGACPSKLIELRMSRDKLSFLYTERFLKNGLWCRFIPSTRKKIQNRVVRYQDKKLYVLCASAYASYDLYLCGYRKPCYQWGYFTEVPNADISELMKKKENPHCSILWVGRLIRWKRTKDVILLARKLMSQNIDFTINIIGTGNYENRLRMLVKALGLSERVHLLGSMPPDRVKKYMEEANIFISTSNFMEGWGAVINEAMSCGCAVVASHAVGSVPYLIEHKKNGLIYQSGNNGDLYHKVRRLINHPKLQTIYGTKAYDTMVHTWNPEVAASRLIEISINLLHGKRIWYHNGPCSRAYIVKEDWFPNNMK; via the coding sequence ATGAACTCAAAGTATTCCTATGCAATCAATATGTATGAGAATAACCAACAAAGGAGACTAGTCTATAGAATCATTATGACATTCGATGTAGTAATATTTGGTGCCTGTCCTTCCAAACTAATTGAATTAAGAATGAGTAGGGATAAGCTTAGCTTTCTTTACACGGAACGCTTCTTGAAAAATGGATTATGGTGCAGATTCATACCTTCAACACGTAAAAAAATACAAAACAGAGTAGTGAGATATCAGGATAAGAAGCTGTATGTTCTATGTGCCAGCGCTTATGCATCCTATGATTTATACCTGTGTGGATATCGGAAGCCATGCTATCAATGGGGCTATTTCACAGAGGTACCGAACGCGGATATCTCTGAATTAATGAAAAAGAAGGAGAACCCCCATTGCAGCATTTTATGGGTTGGACGATTGATCAGATGGAAACGTACCAAAGATGTAATATTACTGGCAAGAAAATTAATGAGTCAGAATATAGACTTTACCATTAATATCATAGGGACCGGTAATTATGAGAATAGATTACGTATGTTAGTGAAAGCTTTAGGATTATCGGAAAGGGTTCATTTATTAGGTTCAATGCCCCCTGACAGAGTGAAAAAGTATATGGAAGAAGCCAATATATTTATCTCTACCAGTAATTTTATGGAGGGATGGGGTGCGGTTATCAATGAAGCGATGAGCTGTGGCTGTGCAGTGGTGGCAAGTCATGCTGTGGGAAGCGTGCCATATCTCATAGAACACAAAAAGAATGGTCTTATCTATCAATCAGGAAATAATGGTGATCTATATCATAAAGTAAGAAGGCTAATAAATCATCCGAAGCTACAAACCATCTATGGAACGAAGGCATATGACACTATGGTTCACACGTGGAATCCGGAGGTTGCAGCTTCTCGTTTGATTGAAATATCAATAAATCTTTTACATGGAAAACGCATATGGTATCACAATGGGCCATGCAGCAGAGCATATATTGTAAAGGAAGATTGGTTTCCGAATAATATGAAATAA
- a CDS encoding aldolase/citrate lyase family protein has product MGYRSVKRTLDMMGSIFGLIILLPLFVIVAISIKLESKGPIIYKQSRLGLHGREFSMYKFRTMYLGAEKEGVYERKGDKRVTKVGRILRRTSIDEFPQLINILKRDMSFIGPRPPLTYHPWKFYEYTALQKKRFMVLPGITGLAQIHGRKGLDWDRRIEYDIEYVERFSFLLDMKIVFITIFKVLTMNSNLNIAETVKKSKDYPYIRLMYGTNDTKIAKIAEDSGVDWIWIDLEIIGKKERQGHLDTRISNHRIVDIGKIKENIKKAKIIVRVNPIYDGSKDEINEAIENGADIIMLPFFKTKKEVEEFMAYINRRVKTCLLFETPEAVKNIDAILSVPGIDYAHIGINDLHLGYKRIFMFSLLADGTVEAICNKFRAKGIPYGFGGITRPGEGLIPAEYLVGEIYRLGCSMAILSRSFCDQEEGYETIEKVFQEGLKEIRCLEDRIRRKDYRYFLRNQRVLKKKVAEIEEKLKKGREVQ; this is encoded by the coding sequence ATGGGATATAGAAGTGTAAAGAGAACATTAGATATGATGGGCTCTATCTTTGGTCTAATTATTCTACTACCACTTTTTGTTATTGTCGCAATATCCATTAAGCTAGAATCAAAAGGCCCAATCATCTATAAGCAGTCACGTTTGGGATTACACGGGAGAGAATTCAGCATGTATAAATTTCGTACGATGTATCTAGGCGCAGAAAAAGAAGGGGTCTATGAACGAAAAGGAGATAAACGAGTAACCAAAGTAGGAAGAATATTAAGAAGAACCAGCATTGATGAATTTCCTCAATTAATTAATATTTTAAAAAGAGATATGTCCTTTATCGGACCCAGACCTCCCCTTACCTATCATCCATGGAAGTTTTACGAATACACAGCCTTACAGAAGAAGCGATTTATGGTGCTCCCGGGAATTACAGGATTAGCGCAAATACATGGAAGAAAGGGTTTGGATTGGGACAGACGTATCGAGTATGATATCGAATATGTGGAGCGTTTCAGCTTTCTTCTGGATATGAAAATTGTGTTTATCACAATCTTTAAGGTTCTCACTATGAATAGTAATTTAAACATAGCTGAAACGGTAAAAAAGAGTAAGGATTACCCTTATATCAGGCTTATGTATGGAACAAACGACACAAAAATAGCCAAGATTGCAGAGGACAGCGGTGTTGACTGGATATGGATTGATCTGGAGATTATAGGAAAAAAAGAGAGGCAAGGGCATCTGGATACCCGAATTTCCAATCATAGAATAGTAGATATCGGAAAAATAAAAGAAAATATAAAGAAAGCGAAAATTATAGTACGTGTTAACCCCATATATGACGGTTCAAAGGATGAGATTAATGAAGCGATTGAAAATGGGGCTGACATTATCATGCTTCCGTTCTTTAAAACAAAAAAAGAAGTGGAAGAGTTTATGGCTTATATTAATAGAAGGGTAAAAACCTGCTTGCTTTTTGAAACTCCGGAGGCTGTAAAGAATATTGATGCAATTTTAAGTGTTCCCGGAATTGATTATGCACATATTGGAATCAATGATCTTCACCTTGGTTATAAACGCATCTTTATGTTTTCCTTGTTAGCGGATGGCACAGTGGAAGCAATCTGTAATAAATTCAGAGCGAAGGGAATTCCTTACGGCTTTGGAGGAATTACAAGACCGGGAGAGGGCTTGATACCAGCAGAATACTTAGTCGGTGAGATATATCGCCTTGGATGTAGTATGGCCATCTTATCCAGAAGCTTTTGTGATCAGGAGGAGGGTTACGAAACGATAGAAAAGGTCTTTCAGGAGGGATTGAAGGAGATTCGATGCCTTGAAGACAGGATACGCAGGAAGGATTATCGATATTTTTTGAGAAATCAGAGAGTATTAAAAAAGAAGGTGGCTGAAATAGAAGAGAAGCTGAAAAAAGGCAGGGAAGTTCAATGA
- a CDS encoding NAD(P)-dependent oxidoreductase has product MKLLLTGVFSYTAEQIRELEEIAGEVIYIKDERTEITTEVSDIELVVCNGLFLYNSIDRFKNLKFIQLTSAGFDRIPIEYIKSTSIRVENAKGVYSIPMAEWVILMILHFYKKSKVFYRLQTNHEWMKQRDILELNGKTAIIVGFGSVGREVAKRLRAFDLYIIGIDLVFQKSNLTDEFYTYDQLDHVLDRADILILSLPVTEKTHHFMNNERISMLKKSSILINVSRGALVDEKALINALQRKRIHGAALDAFEEEPLSSESPLWDFENVIITPHNSYTSDKTADRLYSLIKSNIKNFIEQYNRSKRKAGYRYRYCIITTISSSIDYWIKPFLPLYNEYGFDVTVICNMTEEYKQELLYSYPYIKAISIPMPRGIDLLGSLKAVYYLYRALKQGNFHMAQYSTPNASFYAAIASCLARIPIRLYCQWGMVHVTMKGLKRILFQTIERIVCLLSTRVQPDSYGNLHYCRKRRFYSKKKSSVIWNGSAKGVDFDKFDIGQKEIYRREIRNKYGIEENSIVLGFVGRLGKEKGCVELFEAFKLLEEKCPKLKLLFVGPIEKEDTIDPVLLEWFYQNDRIIKTNRVTDVERHIAAMDIFILPSYREGFGMSVVEAQAMEVPVIVTDIPGPANAMIKNVTGITIPVKNTNAIVAAVEELVNDDEKRYRYGKAAHEYVKSRFDAKIFAQKLLQNRIHLVKQLSKRKPFGENNAQYFNN; this is encoded by the coding sequence ATGAAGCTGTTATTGACTGGTGTTTTTTCATATACAGCAGAGCAAATAAGGGAACTAGAAGAAATAGCAGGAGAAGTTATCTACATAAAGGATGAGAGAACTGAAATTACTACAGAGGTATCGGACATCGAGCTGGTAGTCTGTAATGGCTTATTCTTATACAACTCTATCGATAGATTCAAGAATTTGAAATTTATTCAACTTACAAGTGCGGGTTTTGACAGGATTCCTATAGAATATATCAAATCCACCAGTATTCGGGTGGAAAATGCTAAGGGAGTATATAGCATTCCAATGGCTGAATGGGTTATATTAATGATTTTACATTTCTATAAAAAAAGTAAAGTGTTTTATCGGTTGCAGACAAATCATGAATGGATGAAGCAAAGAGACATACTTGAATTAAATGGTAAAACTGCAATTATTGTTGGTTTTGGCAGCGTAGGCAGAGAGGTTGCAAAACGATTGAGAGCCTTTGATTTATATATTATTGGAATTGATTTAGTCTTTCAGAAATCCAACCTAACCGATGAGTTTTATACATATGATCAATTGGATCATGTGTTAGATAGGGCGGATATTCTTATTCTTTCGTTACCGGTTACAGAGAAAACCCATCATTTCATGAATAACGAGAGGATATCGATGCTAAAGAAAAGCAGTATCCTAATTAATGTATCAAGAGGAGCACTTGTTGATGAGAAGGCTTTAATAAATGCATTACAAAGGAAAAGAATTCATGGTGCTGCTCTGGATGCATTTGAAGAAGAACCATTAAGTAGTGAGAGCCCATTATGGGATTTTGAGAATGTCATAATAACACCGCATAATTCTTATACCTCGGATAAGACAGCAGATCGGCTCTATAGTCTTATTAAGAGTAATATAAAGAATTTTATAGAGCAATATAATCGATCTAAGCGAAAAGCAGGTTATCGATATCGATACTGCATCATAACCACCATATCCAGCTCCATTGATTATTGGATAAAACCATTTTTGCCATTATATAACGAGTATGGCTTTGACGTAACAGTGATATGCAATATGACAGAGGAATATAAACAGGAGCTACTATATAGCTACCCCTATATAAAAGCCATTTCAATCCCTATGCCAAGGGGAATTGATCTTCTGGGATCCTTAAAGGCAGTCTATTATTTATATAGGGCACTTAAACAAGGTAACTTTCATATGGCTCAATATTCCACGCCAAATGCAAGCTTTTATGCGGCTATTGCATCCTGTCTGGCCAGAATACCTATACGCTTATACTGTCAGTGGGGTATGGTTCATGTGACTATGAAAGGCTTAAAGCGAATCCTGTTCCAAACGATAGAACGAATCGTGTGCTTATTATCTACCCGGGTACAACCGGACAGCTATGGGAATTTACATTATTGTAGAAAAAGAAGGTTTTATTCGAAAAAGAAAAGCAGTGTGATATGGAACGGTAGTGCAAAGGGAGTTGATTTTGATAAATTCGATATTGGACAGAAAGAGATTTATCGCAGGGAGATTCGCAATAAATATGGTATCGAGGAGAATAGTATTGTCCTAGGATTTGTTGGTCGATTAGGTAAAGAAAAGGGATGTGTTGAACTATTCGAGGCGTTCAAATTATTAGAAGAAAAGTGTCCGAAATTGAAGCTACTTTTTGTCGGTCCCATTGAAAAGGAGGACACGATTGATCCTGTATTATTGGAGTGGTTTTATCAAAATGATCGTATTATAAAAACAAACCGGGTTACTGATGTGGAAAGACATATTGCTGCAATGGATATCTTTATCCTTCCCAGCTACAGAGAGGGATTTGGTATGTCAGTAGTGGAAGCCCAAGCTATGGAGGTACCTGTCATTGTAACCGATATACCGGGGCCTGCGAATGCAATGATTAAGAATGTTACCGGGATTACTATACCTGTAAAGAATACGAATGCCATTGTAGCTGCAGTGGAAGAGCTGGTGAATGATGACGAGAAACGATACCGATATGGTAAAGCAGCACATGAATATGTAAAAAGTCGTTTTGATGCAAAAATATTTGCACAAAAGCTATTACAGAATCGAATCCATTTGGTAAAGCAATTATCAAAAAGGAAACCGTTTGGTGAAAATAATGCGCAGTACTTCAATAACTAA
- a CDS encoding polysaccharide biosynthesis protein, whose amino-acid sequence MKLSKLKSIILFIIDCFIIYITCYIIYYRIPHSIQYQLSGSDFKVFLSHIFSILLCITIIQIKIKSYKIIWKYAEYNEYIKLMFGITFGFLIYFLINSFLFKKKTSLIFSVSSCAVSILLMLLIRFLYRKYRNFLTRMSRYRLPIAIIGAGSAGVLIYDEILYNHKSNYSVRYFIDDDIEKIGKKIRNVMVYGPINRFHDIIQEMPVSEIIIAIPSLSEIRKREILELVTKSEVKVKFLPDLISILQNGSNLLSCVREFKVEELIGRRSVSFDETEIQCYFKKRIIMVTGGGGSIGSELCRQLARSGPKHLIIIDNYENNAFDIQQELIAQYNDSLRLSVEIASVQDKDKINALFEKYRPEIVFHAAAHKHVPFMEDCTDEAIKNNIFGTYYTVHAAHRYHAKKFVLISTDKAVNPTSMMGASKRVCEMIVQSMKEESDTDYITVRFGNVLGSNGSVIPLFRRQIEQGGPVTITDKRANRYFMTISEAAQLVLRACSMNTQSETYVLDMGQPVNILTLAENLIRLMGYVPYKEIPIEEIGIRQGEKLNEELLMHNDDLSETEDAKIFIEKHYTISQEEIEEKIKSLKKALDTKDMMQIKNALIMAVPTFQKSTEL is encoded by the coding sequence ATGAAATTAAGCAAACTGAAATCCATAATATTATTTATCATAGATTGCTTTATTATTTATATTACTTGTTATATTATCTACTATCGGATACCTCATAGCATCCAATATCAACTTAGTGGATCTGACTTTAAGGTTTTTCTAAGCCATATATTTTCTATCTTATTATGTATTACCATCATTCAAATAAAAATAAAAAGCTATAAAATTATTTGGAAATATGCTGAGTATAATGAATATATAAAATTAATGTTTGGTATAACCTTCGGTTTTTTGATTTATTTCCTGATAAACAGCTTTCTATTCAAAAAGAAAACATCCCTTATTTTTTCTGTATCCTCATGTGCTGTATCCATCCTGCTTATGCTATTGATACGTTTCCTATATAGAAAATATCGCAATTTTCTTACTCGTATGTCAAGGTACAGATTGCCCATAGCAATCATTGGCGCGGGTAGTGCAGGGGTACTTATATATGATGAAATTCTATATAATCATAAATCAAATTATTCTGTTCGCTATTTTATTGATGATGATATTGAAAAAATAGGTAAGAAAATACGAAATGTCATGGTATATGGTCCAATCAATCGTTTTCATGACATTATACAAGAAATGCCAGTTAGTGAGATAATTATAGCGATACCCTCACTAAGTGAGATAAGAAAGAGAGAAATATTAGAGCTTGTTACGAAGTCAGAAGTCAAAGTGAAGTTCCTGCCGGATCTGATCTCTATCCTGCAAAATGGATCTAATTTATTATCTTGCGTGCGGGAGTTTAAGGTAGAAGAACTTATAGGAAGGAGGTCCGTTTCATTTGATGAGACGGAGATCCAATGCTATTTTAAGAAGAGAATCATTATGGTGACTGGCGGAGGTGGTTCCATTGGTTCCGAATTATGCCGTCAACTAGCCAGGTCAGGTCCGAAGCATTTAATAATAATTGATAATTATGAAAATAATGCCTTTGACATACAGCAGGAATTAATCGCACAGTACAATGATTCTCTAAGATTATCCGTTGAGATTGCATCGGTGCAGGATAAAGATAAGATTAATGCATTATTTGAGAAGTACAGACCGGAGATTGTATTCCATGCAGCTGCCCATAAGCATGTTCCGTTTATGGAGGATTGCACCGATGAAGCAATTAAGAATAATATCTTTGGAACCTATTATACGGTCCATGCAGCACATCGTTATCATGCTAAGAAATTCGTACTTATTTCCACGGATAAAGCAGTTAACCCAACCAGTATGATGGGGGCAAGTAAAAGAGTATGTGAAATGATCGTTCAAAGTATGAAGGAAGAAAGCGACACAGATTATATTACAGTCCGTTTTGGGAATGTATTGGGATCGAACGGTTCAGTGATCCCGCTTTTCCGACGACAGATTGAACAGGGCGGCCCGGTGACAATCACGGATAAGAGAGCAAACCGTTACTTTATGACGATATCTGAGGCAGCACAATTGGTTCTGAGAGCCTGTTCTATGAATACCCAATCGGAAACCTATGTATTAGACATGGGGCAGCCGGTCAATATATTAACATTAGCCGAGAACTTAATACGGTTAATGGGATATGTTCCATATAAAGAAATTCCAATTGAAGAAATTGGAATACGACAGGGAGAAAAATTAAATGAAGAGCTGTTAATGCATAACGATGACCTGTCAGAAACTGAGGATGCTAAGATTTTCATTGAGAAGCATTACACAATTTCACAGGAAGAAATTGAAGAGAAGATAAAAAGTCTTAAAAAAGCACTTGATACAAAGGATATGATGCAGATTAAAAATGCCTTAATTATGGCTGTACCAACATTTCAAAAATCAACGGAACTATAA
- a CDS encoding glycosyltransferase family protein — protein sequence MRILVVSCNPWRKDNSIGNTYTNLFNGMEDIEIAHICCGGGTPDVDFVKYHLHISERNILKNLINPKHKCCRIITSSNQDMRALDKRKKAVDFMRSHRLQLFFLLRDLIWSFKNWICDDLKDFVDQFNPDIIFAHFLDRGYLNEMLFFLKEYTKVPVVVYAWDDVYTLKQFSLSPIFWINRFLQRKKLRKLSELSSLMYVISEKQRMEYSRLFGRSCRILYKGYDFEEQPTYEIKNQPVKLVYSGNIGTGRYKTLALIGSALHEINRDGIKAVLYIYTSTPLNLKMRRLLDYPESIHRMKSVPSEEIAAIQQEADILIHVEGFDLKQRFKVRLSFSTKLVDYFYSGRCIFAVGNKDIASIEYLSKNHGAVIAYKKSEIIRKLSRLINSPSLRKKYAKQSWECGWRNHQRKHIQSTLENDLKTLLHGK from the coding sequence ATGAGAATATTGGTTGTATCTTGTAATCCATGGAGAAAGGATAATAGTATCGGGAATACCTATACCAATCTATTTAATGGTATGGAAGATATAGAAATTGCTCATATTTGCTGCGGCGGGGGAACTCCGGATGTCGATTTTGTGAAATACCATCTGCATATCAGTGAACGAAATATTCTTAAGAATTTGATTAATCCTAAACACAAATGCTGCCGTATCATTACTTCTAGTAATCAGGATATGAGAGCCCTTGATAAAAGGAAGAAAGCAGTTGATTTCATGCGTTCCCATCGATTACAGCTATTCTTTTTATTGAGAGATTTAATTTGGAGCTTTAAGAACTGGATTTGTGATGATTTAAAAGATTTTGTAGATCAATTTAATCCAGACATTATTTTTGCACACTTTCTGGATCGAGGGTATTTAAATGAAATGTTATTTTTTCTAAAGGAATATACCAAGGTCCCCGTAGTAGTTTACGCTTGGGATGATGTATATACATTAAAGCAGTTTTCCTTGTCACCCATTTTCTGGATCAATCGCTTCCTTCAGAGAAAGAAATTAAGGAAATTATCTGAATTAAGCTCTCTTATGTATGTCATATCCGAAAAGCAAAGGATGGAGTATTCCAGATTATTCGGACGTAGTTGTAGAATCTTATATAAAGGTTATGATTTCGAGGAGCAGCCCACCTATGAAATCAAGAACCAGCCTGTAAAGCTGGTGTATTCCGGAAATATCGGTACGGGACGTTATAAAACACTAGCACTGATAGGCTCTGCTTTACATGAAATAAATAGGGATGGGATAAAGGCAGTATTATATATTTACACCTCCACTCCGCTTAATCTTAAAATGAGACGCTTATTAGATTATCCGGAAAGCATTCATAGAATGAAATCCGTTCCGTCAGAAGAAATAGCAGCCATTCAACAGGAGGCTGATATATTAATTCATGTAGAAGGCTTTGATCTTAAGCAGCGTTTCAAGGTTCGATTATCATTTTCCACTAAGCTTGTAGATTATTTTTATAGTGGCAGGTGCATTTTCGCTGTCGGAAACAAAGACATAGCCTCAATAGAGTATTTATCGAAAAACCATGGGGCAGTCATTGCCTATAAGAAAAGTGAGATAATACGGAAATTAAGCCGACTGATTAATTCACCAAGCCTCAGAAAAAAATATGCGAAACAATCTTGGGAATGTGGATGGAGAAATCATCAGAGAAAGCATATACAGAGTACCTTAGAAAATGATTTGAAGACTCTATTACATGGGAAATGA